One Solanum lycopersicum chromosome 2, SLM_r2.1 genomic region harbors:
- the LOC101250956 gene encoding rust resistance kinase Lr10, which translates to MVPTFISHSDSVINQNIVAMILALNYTVTLKCIAAKLPKLNLSQSNFTNDDDLTVLFNCSEPFPESNDGYLVPCLASSGYQVHAVTSTFDLDLLLSGPCTKIHQYPYSDSTFGENMLQLNWNVPLCGNCEFKGMDCGFKDGTKLLETHCFNRKDITRTGNNTKQHLIAGVVSGAALVCIIVFSLYKLYLTSRNKRESRVRLEKFLDDYKAIRPTRYSYADIKKVTDDFNEKLGEGSYGTVYKGKLSSDIYVAVKVLRDSKGKGEEFINEIDTIGRIHHVNVVRLVGFCADGFRRALIYEYLPNDSLERFILPVSSSPGSVSLISWHKLHHIALGTARGIEYLHQGCDQQILHFDIKPQNILLDHNLNPKICDFGLAKLCSKEKSAVTMTAARGTIGYIAPEVLSRNFGKVSHKSDIYSFGMLLLEMVGGRINMDAKTNNHSKVNSLEWIYRHLEKGEELKIQIEEEGDGRIVRKLAIVGLWCIQWHPIDRPSIKEVTQMLEGDGSHLNLSPNPFMATDKPKLNASSHGEDLDVILEIE; encoded by the exons ATGGTCCCAACGTTCATTTCCCATTCAGACTCAGTCATCAACCAAAACATTGTGGCTATGATCCTGGCTTTGAACTACACTGTAACACTAAAG TGCATAGCAGCCAAGCTACCAAAACTGAATTTGTCACAATCTAATTTCACAAATGATGACGATCTCACAGTCCTATTCAATTGTTCTGAACCATTCCCAGAAAGTAATGATGGTTACTTGGTTCCATGTCTTGCTTCTTCTGGTTACCAAGTACATGCTGTTACTTCGACTTTTGACCTTGACCTCTTGTTGTCTGGGCCTTGCACAAAAATTCATCAGTACCCATACTCAGACTCAACATTTGGTGAGAACATGCTACAGCTGAATTGGAATGTACCACTCTGTGGAAACTGTGAGTTCAAAGGAATGGATTGTGGTTTCAAGGACGGAACAAAGCTATTGGAAACTCATTGTTTCAATCGAAAAGATATAACCCGAACAG GTAACAACACTAAGCAGCACTTGATTGCAG GTGTAGTTTCAGGTGCAGCGCTTGTTTGCATTATTGTCTTCTCACTTTATAAGCTATACCTGACAAGTAGAAACAAAAGAGAGAGTCGAGTTAGACTTGAAAAGTTTTTGGATGACTACAAGGCCATCAGACCAACACGATATTCTTATGCTGATATTAAGAAGGTAACAGAtgattttaatgaaaagttagGAGAAGGGAGTTATGGAACTGTATACAAAGGCAAACTTTCCAGTGACATCTATGTTGCAGTAAAAGTCCTACGCGATTCCAAGGGTAAAGGGGAAGAATTTATCAATGAAATTGATACGATTGGGAGAATCCACCATGTTAATGTGGTCCGTTTGGTTGGTTTTTGTGCTGATGGATTCAGACGAGCTCTGATCTACGAATACCTACCAAATGATTCACTTGAAAGGTTTATTTTACCAGTAAGCTCAAGCCCGGGTAGTGTTTCACTCATCAGCTGGCACAAGCTTCACCATATTGCTCTGGGTACTGCAAGAGGGATTGAGTATCTTCACCAGGGATGTGATCAGCAAATCCTGCATTTCGATATCAAACCACAAAACATCCTTCTAGACCACAACTTGAACCCCAAAATATGTGATTTTGGCCTAGCCAAACTGTGTTCTAAAGAAAAAAGTGCGGTCACTATGACAGCTGCTAGGGGAACCATTGGTTACATTGCACCAGAAGTGTTATCAAGAAACTTTGGTAAAGTTTCTCATAAGTCTGATATTTATAGCTTTGGGATGCTCTTGTTAGAAATGGTTGGTGGGAGGATAAATATGGATGCTAAGACGAATAACCATAGCAAAGTGAATTCTTTGGAATGGATATATAGACATTTGGAGAAAGGGGAAGAATTAAAGATTCAGATAGAGGAAGAAGGAGATGGTAGAATTGTGAGAAAGTTAGCTATTGTTGGACTTTGGTGCATACAGTGGCATCCAATTGATAGGCCTTCAATCAAAGAAGTTACTCAGATGTTGGAAGGAGATGGAAGCCATCTCAACTTGTCCCCAAATCCTTTTATGGCTACTGATAAGCCTAAGTTAAATGCAAGTTCTCACGGTGAAGATCTAGACGTGATATTAGAAATTGAATAG
- the LOC104645785 gene encoding rust resistance kinase Lr10-like isoform X2 codes for MNKVLVNRFSVRTQNFSPYILSTLHYLSVTSLSLLLYFMDISIVNLTAARGTIGYVAPELISRSIGVISYKADVYSFGMLLMEMLDLKRHEGANEENSSQYFPYYIYDKFNKGKEIVVDEEANDDEKKMARKLTLVALWCIQTNPLQHPSMSRVLEMLEGEGEVLEVPPQPLQSQPIVHQVMASPMTFSSDSIALLENSADNPVELDKF; via the exons ATGAACAAA GTATTAGTCAACAGATTCTCCGTGAGGACTCAAAACTTTTCTCCATATATACTTTCAACTCTCCATTATCTCTCAGTGACCAGTCTGTCGCTACTTCTGTATTTCATGG ATATAAGCATTGTGAATCTCACAGCTGCTCGTGGAACAATTGGCTATGTAGCTCCAGAGTTGATCAGCAGAAGCATTGGAGTAATCTCTTACAAAGCTGATGTTTACAGCTTTGGAATGCTGCTAATGGAAATGCTGGACTTGAAGAGACATGAAGGTGCAAATGAAGAGAATTCCAGCCAATATTTTCCTTACTATATTTACGATAAGTTCAACAAAGGGAAGGAGATTGTTGTGGATGAAGAAGCAAATGATGATGAAAAGAAGATGGCTAGAAAGCTGACTTTAGTTGCGCTATGGTGCATACAAACAAATCCGTTACAACACCCTTCGATGAGTAGAGTATTAGAAATGCTTGAAGGTGAAGGCGAAGTGCTAGAAGTACCTCCTCAGCCTCTTCAATCTCAACCGATTGTTCATCAGGTTATGGCAAGTCCCATGACATTTTCGTCTGATTCAATAGCTTTGTTAGAAAATTCCGCAGATAATCCCGTTGAATTAGACAAATTTTGA
- the LOC104645785 gene encoding PR5-like receptor kinase isoform X1 produces MPNRSLDKYISTSQEGSPLLSWQRKYDIVVGVARGIGYLHRGCDVRILHFDIKPHNILLDENFIPKISDFGLAKLYPTDISIVNLTAARGTIGYVAPELISRSIGVISYKADVYSFGMLLMEMLDLKRHEGANEENSSQYFPYYIYDKFNKGKEIVVDEEANDDEKKMARKLTLVALWCIQTNPLQHPSMSRVLEMLEGEGEVLEVPPQPLQSQPIVHQVMASPMTFSSDSIALLENSADNPVELDKF; encoded by the coding sequence ATGCCCAATAGATCACTTGACAAGTACATCAGCACCAGTCAAGAAGGAAGTCCTCTGTTAAGTTGGCAGAGGAAGTATGACATTGTTGTTGGAGTGGCTCGAGGAATTGGATATTTGCATCGAGGCTGTGATGTACGAATTTTGCATTTTGACATCAAGCCACACAACATTCTTTTGGATGAGAATTTCATTCCAAAGATTTCTGATTTTGGGCTTGCAAAATTATATCCAACAGATATAAGCATTGTGAATCTCACAGCTGCTCGTGGAACAATTGGCTATGTAGCTCCAGAGTTGATCAGCAGAAGCATTGGAGTAATCTCTTACAAAGCTGATGTTTACAGCTTTGGAATGCTGCTAATGGAAATGCTGGACTTGAAGAGACATGAAGGTGCAAATGAAGAGAATTCCAGCCAATATTTTCCTTACTATATTTACGATAAGTTCAACAAAGGGAAGGAGATTGTTGTGGATGAAGAAGCAAATGATGATGAAAAGAAGATGGCTAGAAAGCTGACTTTAGTTGCGCTATGGTGCATACAAACAAATCCGTTACAACACCCTTCGATGAGTAGAGTATTAGAAATGCTTGAAGGTGAAGGCGAAGTGCTAGAAGTACCTCCTCAGCCTCTTCAATCTCAACCGATTGTTCATCAGGTTATGGCAAGTCCCATGACATTTTCGTCTGATTCAATAGCTTTGTTAGAAAATTCCGCAGATAATCCCGTTGAATTAGACAAATTTTGA
- the LOC101261187 gene encoding nibrin homolog isoform X2, which produces MVWGLFPIDPLPGEDSYYFFNEGTYKVGRKGCDVIVNKDKGVSRIHAEILVDEMISLDQSKKPSNILSKVRVRDCSKYGTFLNKNLDSKEKVHEFPNKETMLKDGDLVSFGTGNATYRFSYVSFIFFICSPKHSKTNQLITKKVSSIGASITKKWSLDCSHVLVDDSFPLSDDLIDAIVARKPLVQYSWVELIAGKNICTDIPSHSSHAPKLMLEGVSVQVVDPQSRECCLKGYAFLLEPENKYKFEGRLQSLLEVGGANISSSEMVSEKNGNDRVVCVVPAGSNNFKSFSNQSSLPWVSEIDLVSAVLSGYLDPILITSPPDETVVADSDAETESTKSDHVAAAFCSIESSEHDSKGTTSIHKLESVEYHNEDKCTVQIEMPRDKVSMRDTSPSSTKHIKHDGSHITHDDATIHDGEGGYIRRLGVKSDNTVVKEDITDQRENGKLDIIYSQDLIVRDSIMSLPVSSSSNGGVANFKRFRKANAPSQNSFAIFIPFSKHPYQESECKNEDVAESIREEKKRKQMEAIAEDLFKSEKGKKSGVAGSLHGLFARR; this is translated from the exons ATGGTTTGGGGCCTTTTTCCTATTGATCCTCTTCCAG GTGAAGATAGTTACTATTTCTTCAACGAAGGTACATATAAAGTGGGTCGAAAAG GATGTGATGTCATTGTCAACAAGGATAAAGGAGTTTCAAGGATACATGCAGAAATTTTAGTAGATGAGATGATTTCTTTGGATCAGTCGAAGAAACCCTCAAATATTCTGTCTAAAGTACGTGTAAGAGACTGCTCAAAGTATGGCACATTCCTCAACAAGAATCTGGATTCGAAGGAGAAAGTTCATGAGTTTCCAAATAAAGAAACGATGCTCAAGGATGGCGATCTAGTTTCATTTGGAACTGGTAATGCAACTTACAG ATTCTCTTACGTatcattcatatttttcatttgcTCCCCGAAGCATTCAAAAACAAATCAACTTATTACAAAGAAGGTTTCATCAATAG GTGCAAGTATAACTAAGAAGTGGAGTTTGGATTGCTCACATGTGCTTGTAGATGACTCCTTTCCTCTGAGTGATGACCTGATTGATGCTATTGTCGCTAGAAAACCCTTGGTTCAGTATAGCTGGGTCGAG CTAATTGCAGGAAAAAATATTTGCACCGATATTCCAAGCCACAGTTC TCATGCACCAAAGTTGATGCTGGAAGGAGTTTCCGTGCAAGTGGTAGATCCTCAATCCCGTGAGTGTTGTTTGAAAGGATATGCTTTTTTGCTGGAACCAGAAAACAAG TATAAATTTGAGGGCAGGTTGCAGTCCTTACTGGAAGTTGGGGGTGCCAACATTTCTTCTTCTGAAATG GTCTCGGAGAAAAATGGAAATGACCGTGTGGTATGTGTAGTTCCAGCAGGATCAAACAACTTTAAGTCTTTTTCTAACCAAAGTTCCTTGCCTTGGGTGAGTGAAATAGATCTGGTTTCTGCGGTTCTATCCGGATATCTGGATCCTATTCTTATCACATCCCCACCGG ATGAGACAGTGGTTGCAGACTCAGATGCCGAAACAGAAAGTACAAAATCAGATCACGTCGCTGCTGCTTTCTGTTCAATAGAATCTTCTGAGCATGACAGCAAGGGAACAACTTCTATACACAAGTTAGAATCTGTTGAATATCACAACGAAGATAAGTGTACTGTTCAAATAGAGATGCCTAGGGATAAGGTATCCATGAGGGACACATCTCCCAGTTCAACAAAACATATTAAACACGATGGAAGTCACATAACACATGATGATGCTACCATCCATGACGGCGAAGGTGGTTACATCAGGCGCCTAGGTGTCAAAAGTGATAATACAGTGGTAAAAGAAGATATCACGGATCAGCGGGAAAATGGGAAGTTGGATATCATATATAGCCAAGATTTAATTGTTAGAGATTCTATCATGTCATTACCAGTCTCTTCTTCATCAAATGGCGGAGTTGCAAATTTTAAGCGCTTCCGTAAG GCAAATGCTCCATCCCAGAATAGCTTTGCAATCTTCATTCCATTCTCCAAGCATCCATACCA AGAATCTGAGTGTAAGAATGAGGATGTTGCTGAATCTattagagaagagaaaaaaagaaaacagatgGAAGCAATTGCCGAGGACCTGTTTAAAAGTGAAAAG GGAAAAAAAAGTGGTGTTGCTGGTTCCTTGCATGGGTTGTTTGCTCGTAGATAA
- the LOC101261187 gene encoding nibrin homolog isoform X1, whose translation MVWGLFPIDPLPGEDSYYFFNEGTYKVGRKGCDVIVNKDKGVSRIHAEILVDEMISLDQSKKPSNILSKVRVRDCSKYGTFLNKNLDSKEKVHEFPNKETMLKDGDLVSFGTGNATYRFSYVSFIFFICSPKHSKTNQLITKKVSSIGASITKKWSLDCSHVLVDDSFPLSDDLIDAIVARKPLVQYSWVELIAGKNICTDIPSHSSHAPKLMLEGVSVQVVDPQSRECCLKGYAFLLEPENKYKFEGRLQSLLEVGGANISSSEMVSEKNGNDRVVCVVPAGSNNFKSFSNQSSLPWVSEIDLVSAVLSGYLDPILITSPPVLITSSCSTDETVVADSDAETESTKSDHVAAAFCSIESSEHDSKGTTSIHKLESVEYHNEDKCTVQIEMPRDKVSMRDTSPSSTKHIKHDGSHITHDDATIHDGEGGYIRRLGVKSDNTVVKEDITDQRENGKLDIIYSQDLIVRDSIMSLPVSSSSNGGVANFKRFRKANAPSQNSFAIFIPFSKHPYQESECKNEDVAESIREEKKRKQMEAIAEDLFKSEKGKKSGVAGSLHGLFARR comes from the exons ATGGTTTGGGGCCTTTTTCCTATTGATCCTCTTCCAG GTGAAGATAGTTACTATTTCTTCAACGAAGGTACATATAAAGTGGGTCGAAAAG GATGTGATGTCATTGTCAACAAGGATAAAGGAGTTTCAAGGATACATGCAGAAATTTTAGTAGATGAGATGATTTCTTTGGATCAGTCGAAGAAACCCTCAAATATTCTGTCTAAAGTACGTGTAAGAGACTGCTCAAAGTATGGCACATTCCTCAACAAGAATCTGGATTCGAAGGAGAAAGTTCATGAGTTTCCAAATAAAGAAACGATGCTCAAGGATGGCGATCTAGTTTCATTTGGAACTGGTAATGCAACTTACAG ATTCTCTTACGTatcattcatatttttcatttgcTCCCCGAAGCATTCAAAAACAAATCAACTTATTACAAAGAAGGTTTCATCAATAG GTGCAAGTATAACTAAGAAGTGGAGTTTGGATTGCTCACATGTGCTTGTAGATGACTCCTTTCCTCTGAGTGATGACCTGATTGATGCTATTGTCGCTAGAAAACCCTTGGTTCAGTATAGCTGGGTCGAG CTAATTGCAGGAAAAAATATTTGCACCGATATTCCAAGCCACAGTTC TCATGCACCAAAGTTGATGCTGGAAGGAGTTTCCGTGCAAGTGGTAGATCCTCAATCCCGTGAGTGTTGTTTGAAAGGATATGCTTTTTTGCTGGAACCAGAAAACAAG TATAAATTTGAGGGCAGGTTGCAGTCCTTACTGGAAGTTGGGGGTGCCAACATTTCTTCTTCTGAAATG GTCTCGGAGAAAAATGGAAATGACCGTGTGGTATGTGTAGTTCCAGCAGGATCAAACAACTTTAAGTCTTTTTCTAACCAAAGTTCCTTGCCTTGGGTGAGTGAAATAGATCTGGTTTCTGCGGTTCTATCCGGATATCTGGATCCTATTCTTATCACATCCCCACCGG TGCTCATTACCTCTTCATGCTCCACAGATGAGACAGTGGTTGCAGACTCAGATGCCGAAACAGAAAGTACAAAATCAGATCACGTCGCTGCTGCTTTCTGTTCAATAGAATCTTCTGAGCATGACAGCAAGGGAACAACTTCTATACACAAGTTAGAATCTGTTGAATATCACAACGAAGATAAGTGTACTGTTCAAATAGAGATGCCTAGGGATAAGGTATCCATGAGGGACACATCTCCCAGTTCAACAAAACATATTAAACACGATGGAAGTCACATAACACATGATGATGCTACCATCCATGACGGCGAAGGTGGTTACATCAGGCGCCTAGGTGTCAAAAGTGATAATACAGTGGTAAAAGAAGATATCACGGATCAGCGGGAAAATGGGAAGTTGGATATCATATATAGCCAAGATTTAATTGTTAGAGATTCTATCATGTCATTACCAGTCTCTTCTTCATCAAATGGCGGAGTTGCAAATTTTAAGCGCTTCCGTAAG GCAAATGCTCCATCCCAGAATAGCTTTGCAATCTTCATTCCATTCTCCAAGCATCCATACCA AGAATCTGAGTGTAAGAATGAGGATGTTGCTGAATCTattagagaagagaaaaaaagaaaacagatgGAAGCAATTGCCGAGGACCTGTTTAAAAGTGAAAAG GGAAAAAAAAGTGGTGTTGCTGGTTCCTTGCATGGGTTGTTTGCTCGTAGATAA